One genomic region from Xenopus laevis strain J_2021 chromosome 2L, Xenopus_laevis_v10.1, whole genome shotgun sequence encodes:
- the unc50.L gene encoding protein unc-50 homolog A isoform X1, protein MLSERPSDVTGRYVYWVVFQEAGAVSAVGSSAGSRRVSLSPLTGTMLPTTSVSPRSPDNGILSPREAARHTAGAKRYKYLRRLFHFKQMDFEFALWQMLYLFTSPQKVYRNFHYRKQTKDQWARDDPAFLVLLSIWLCVSTVGFGFVLDMSFFETFKLLLWVVFIDCVGVGLLIATLMWFVSNKYMVKRQGKDYDVEWGYTFDVHLNAFYPLLVILHFIQLFFINHVILSGWFIGYFVGNTIWLIAIGYYIYITFLGYSALPFLKNTVILLYPFAALALLYVLSLALGWNFTEKLCLFYKYRVR, encoded by the exons ATGCTAAGCGAGCGCCCTAGTGACGTCACTGGGCGCTACGTGTACTGGGTTGTGTTTCAGGAAGCTGGGGCTGTCAGTGCAGTGGGCTCCTCAGCTGGGTCTCGGAGAGTGTCGCTTTCACCTCTCACAGGAACG ATGCTACCAACTACTTCAGTTAGCCCCAGGAGCCCAGACAATGGCATACTAAGCCCACGAGAAGCAGCCAGACACACAGCTGGAGCCAAACGCTACAAATACCTCCGGAGGCTCTTTCACTTTAAGCAGATGGACTTTGAGTTTGCTCTTTGGCAGATGCTTTATCTTTTTACTTCACCACAAAAAGTTTACAGAAACTTTCACTACAGAAAGCAGACGAAAGACCAGTGGGCAAGAGATGATCCAGCATTTTTGGTACTTTTGAGTATCTGGCTATGTG TTTCTACTGTAGGTTTTGGATTTGTCCTGGACATGAGCTTTTTTGAGACCTTCAAACTGCTCCTTTGGGTTGTTTTTATAGATTGTGTTGGTGTTGGACTACTGATTGCAACATTAATGTG GTTTGTTTCTAACAAGTATATGGTCAAGCGCCAGGGGAAGGATTATGATGTAGAGTGGGGCTATACGTTTGATGTCCACTTGAATGCCTTTTATCCTCTTCTGGTCATCCTGCATTTCATCCAGCTATTTTTTATCAACC atGTGATCTTATCAGGTTGGTTTATTGGTTACTTTGTTGGAAATACAATATGGCTGATTGCAATTGGCTACTACATCTATATCACATTCCTTGGATACAGCG CTCTTCCGTTCCTGAAAAACACAGTGATCCTTCTGTACCCATTTGCGGCTTTGGCTCTTCTGTACGTACTTTCCTTAGCTTTGGGCTGGAACTTTACAGAAAAGCTCTGTTTGTTTTACAAGTACAGAGTCAGGTAA
- the unc50.L gene encoding protein unc-50 homolog A, which produces MLPTTSVSPRSPDNGILSPREAARHTAGAKRYKYLRRLFHFKQMDFEFALWQMLYLFTSPQKVYRNFHYRKQTKDQWARDDPAFLVLLSIWLCVSTVGFGFVLDMSFFETFKLLLWVVFIDCVGVGLLIATLMWFVSNKYMVKRQGKDYDVEWGYTFDVHLNAFYPLLVILHFIQLFFINHVILSGWFIGYFVGNTIWLIAIGYYIYITFLGYSALPFLKNTVILLYPFAALALLYVLSLALGWNFTEKLCLFYKYRVR; this is translated from the exons ATGCTACCAACTACTTCAGTTAGCCCCAGGAGCCCAGACAATGGCATACTAAGCCCACGAGAAGCAGCCAGACACACAGCTGGAGCCAAACGCTACAAATACCTCCGGAGGCTCTTTCACTTTAAGCAGATGGACTTTGAGTTTGCTCTTTGGCAGATGCTTTATCTTTTTACTTCACCACAAAAAGTTTACAGAAACTTTCACTACAGAAAGCAGACGAAAGACCAGTGGGCAAGAGATGATCCAGCATTTTTGGTACTTTTGAGTATCTGGCTATGTG TTTCTACTGTAGGTTTTGGATTTGTCCTGGACATGAGCTTTTTTGAGACCTTCAAACTGCTCCTTTGGGTTGTTTTTATAGATTGTGTTGGTGTTGGACTACTGATTGCAACATTAATGTG GTTTGTTTCTAACAAGTATATGGTCAAGCGCCAGGGGAAGGATTATGATGTAGAGTGGGGCTATACGTTTGATGTCCACTTGAATGCCTTTTATCCTCTTCTGGTCATCCTGCATTTCATCCAGCTATTTTTTATCAACC atGTGATCTTATCAGGTTGGTTTATTGGTTACTTTGTTGGAAATACAATATGGCTGATTGCAATTGGCTACTACATCTATATCACATTCCTTGGATACAGCG CTCTTCCGTTCCTGAAAAACACAGTGATCCTTCTGTACCCATTTGCGGCTTTGGCTCTTCTGTACGTACTTTCCTTAGCTTTGGGCTGGAACTTTACAGAAAAGCTCTGTTTGTTTTACAAGTACAGAGTCAGGTAA
- the coa5.L gene encoding cytochrome c oxidase assembly factor 5 — protein MPKYYEEKEEEKHPCGGVKEDLKNCLLQSDCVLQEGKSPKECLKEGYCKALQVTFFECKRSILDNRARFRGRKGY, from the exons ATGCCTAAATATTatgaggagaaggaggaggagaagCATCCTTGTGGTGGGGTGAAGGAGGATTTGAAGAACTGTCTGTTACAGAGTGACTGTGTGCTGCAG gAAGGAAAGAGCCCGAAGGAGTGTTTAAAAGAAGGATACTGCAAAGCTCTCCAAGTAACCTTTTTTGAGTGCAAAAGATCAATT ctTGACAACAGAGCAAGATTCAGAGGAAGAAAGGGATACTGA